A window from Glandiceps talaboti chromosome 15, keGlaTala1.1, whole genome shotgun sequence encodes these proteins:
- the LOC144446407 gene encoding uncharacterized protein LOC144446407 translates to MLSFILFLFILSAFEGCPDAAPSPNRLSVIENRIQAAFPTLAFLADNTLKFSAIHRDTGKWSDWLDLKSPTGVHIISNPVSIHGHKNESLVYVQAADGQIWYVQQNLEREIVQPTFTEWKKLTPTSKIPFESGVSLSGKDSVTIDYFKNRLVVFARSVSQNSSHLYWSKENTTGDFLDWVEIGGRDAHLHSDVAVVFNRFSGYYEAFAVMGDGKPYRTWQRDNNKWADWRRHGDTQPMALKTSQPVSHPKSHSFFNDVLEVFILGSDGHLHHIYQTTCDKVDNPWGYCTWGVWSKIGDTAPSGSKVNALTAGNNIHKGNEVFTVDSKGSLWHTWQLEKGDSWKNWEEVGTPGSGKTIISLPFIANDKQEWWMAYVVDSVNQVAVVKQEKSLNVSNTSIQYGNNLTVSWSIPTDEATNKDWIGIYPDAADNDKYLDFRYVQGTQNPKKDPVPKGSVTMQSFLPDGKYNVRYLVNRQFLNVLNTDVRYSNGSREATWIQLYKGLAVGLGTKNTNLVECVEDGNKTVETFIQSFEAFENREVYHGLHLLGLALEDVAKTLVTCLETDIAKAMEKFIADLIACTEGDCLKFTIDLLNELLIILYEDIYEIFGDIRAASNCFNLVKAYEQGGLCIGRVVQACISLPK, encoded by the exons ATGCTGAGTTTCATACTGTTTTTATTCATTCTGTCTGCATTTGAGGGATGTCCCGATGCTGCTCCATCACCAAATCGCCTCTCTGTGATCGAGAACCGTATTCAAGCAGCATTTCCCACACTTGCTTTTCTAGCTGACAACACTCTGAAGTTTTCAGCCATCCACCGTGATACTGGGAAGTGGTCTGATTGGCTTGACCTTAAGTCACCTACCGGAGTACATATCATTTCAAACCCAGTGTCGATCCAcggtcataaaaatgaaagctTAGTTTATGTGCAAGCGGCAGACGGACAAATCTGGTACGTGCAACAAAACCTGGAACGTGAAATAGTTCAACCTACTTTTACAGAGTGGAAGAAACTTACACCTACTTCAAAAATTCCCTTCGAGAGTGGCGTTAGTTTGAGCGGTAAAGATTCAGTAACAATTGACTATTTTAAAAATCGCCTTGTGGTGTTCGCCCGATCAGTTAGTCAAAATTCAAGTCACCTATACTGGAGTAAAGAAAACACAACTGGTGATTTTCTAGACTGGGTAGAGATAGGAGGTCGTGATGCTCATCTTCACAGCGATGTAGCAGTCGTGTTCAACCGTTTCTCAGGATACTATGAAGCTTTTGCTGTGATGGGGGATGGTAAACCATACCGTACTTGGCAGAGAGATAACAATAAGTGGGCTGACTGGCGACGTCACG GTGATACTCAGCCAATGGCACTAAAAACAAGTCAACCTGTCTCTCACCCCAAAAGTCACTCTTTCTTTAATGATGTCTTGGAAGTTTTTATTCTTGGATCTGATGGtcatttacatcatatttatCAAACTACCTGTGATAAAGTGGACAATCCATGGGGTTACTGCACCTGGGGTGTCTGGAGTAAAATTGGTGATACAGCACCATCAGGGTCCAAGGTAAACGCATTGACTGCTGGGAATAATATACATAAAGGGAATGAGGTATTCACAGTGGATAGCAAAGGAAG TTTGTGGCATACATGGCAACTGGAAAAAGGTGACAGTTGGAAGAATTGGGAAGAGGTTGGAACCCCAGGATCCGGGAAAACAATAATATCGCTTCCTTTTATAGCAAATGATAAACAAGAGTGGTGGATGGCATATGTTGTCGACTCTGTCAATCAA GTTGCTGTAGTTAAACAGGAGAAATCACTGAATGTTTCTAATACAAGTATTCAGTATGGTAATAATCTGACTGTGTCCTGGTCTATACCAACGGACGAAGCCACAAATAAAGACTGGATTGGAATCTATCCCGATGCTGCCGacaatgacaaatatttagATTTCAG GTATGTACAGGGAACACAAAACCCAAAGAAGGATCCAGTACCAAAGGGAAGTGTAACAATGCAGTCATTCTTACCAGATGGGAAATACAATGTCAGATATTTGGTGAACAGACAGTTTCTCAACGTTTTAAACACCG ATGTCCGATATTCCAATGGATCAAGGGAAGCAACCTGGATACAGCTGTACAAGGGATTAGCAGTAGGTCTGGGTACCAAGAACACTAACCTAGTAGAGTGTGTAGAGGATGGTAACAAAACAGTGGAAACGTTCATCCAGTCTTTTGAAGCATTTGAAAACAGAGAG GTTTACCATGGCTTACACCTTCTAGGCCTAGCATTGGAAGATGTAGCCAAGACACTGGTGACTTGTCTGGAGACTGATATTGCCAAAGCCATGGAGAAATTCATTGCTGATCTTATAGCTTGCACTGAGGGTGACTGTCTCAAATTCACTATTGATCTGCTGAACGAACTTCTGATTATATTATACgaagatatttatgaaatatttggtgATATTAGAGCAGCATCAAATTGCTTTAATTTGGTTAAAGCCTATGAACAGGGTGGTTTATGTATTGGTAGAGTAGTGCAAGCTTGTATTTCATTGCCCAAATAG
- the LOC144446510 gene encoding complexin-1-like isoform X2 — translation MVSLLTGSLGGEFGKMAGDKEGEGEAEVEEDPEIAEARRELEEERKAKHAKFEAERESVRQGIRDKYGLKKKVEEEIDPDAGRIGRKKKTPMELQAQQAAAMEDSDDEEEGIVDKVLGYFTPITDKLSSLWK, via the exons gaGAATTTGGTAAAATGGCTGGAGATAAAGAAGGAGAAGGAGAAGCTGAGGTTGAAGAAGATCCAGAAATCGCAGAAGCGAGACGGGAACTTGAAGAAGAGCGAAAAGCCAAACACGCAAAATTTGAAGCAGAACGAGAATCAGTAAGACAGGGCATAAGAGACAAG tatggtctgaaaaaaaaagttgaggaaGAAATAGATCCAGATGCAGGGAGAATTGGTCGTAAAAAGAAAACACCCATGGAACTCCAAGCTCAGCAGGCAGCTGCCATGGAAGATAGTGATGATGAAG AGGAAGGCATTGTGGACAAGGTCTTAGGTTACTTTACACCAATCACAGACAAGCTTAGCAGCTTATGGAAATAG